From the genome of Yersinia enterocolitica, one region includes:
- a CDS encoding YaiI/YqxD family protein encodes MQIWVDADACPNVIKEVLFRAADRTGMMVTLVANQPLKTPPSKFIRTLQVASGFDVADNEIVQRVEKNDLVITADIPLAAEVIDKGGIALNPRGERYTPDTIRERLNMRDFMDTMRASGIQTGGPNTLNQRDRQQFANELDKWLQQAARSL; translated from the coding sequence ATGCAAATTTGGGTTGATGCGGACGCCTGTCCGAATGTGATTAAAGAGGTGTTATTTCGCGCCGCAGATCGTACCGGCATGATGGTCACGCTGGTGGCTAATCAGCCATTGAAAACCCCGCCATCAAAATTTATCCGTACCTTACAAGTCGCCTCCGGTTTTGATGTTGCCGATAATGAGATCGTGCAACGGGTGGAGAAAAATGATCTGGTTATCACGGCAGATATTCCCCTGGCCGCCGAAGTGATAGACAAAGGCGGTATCGCCCTGAATCCACGGGGTGAGCGCTATACGCCAGATACCATTCGTGAACGGCTGAATATGCGTGACTTTATGGATACCATGCGCGCCAGCGGTATTCAAACCGGTGGGCCTAACACCTTAAATCAGCGTGACCGCCAGCAATTTGCCAACGAACTGGATAAGTGGTTACAGCAAGCAGCCAGAAGCCTATAA
- a CDS encoding GNAT family acetyltransferase, which yields MEIRVFQQDDFEEVILLWEHCDLLRPWNDPEMDIERKLNHSPELFLVAEVSGAIVGSIMGGYDGHRGSAYYLGVHPDFRGRGFANALISRLEKKLIARGCPKLNIMVREDNDAVIGMYEKLDYETQDSIMLGKRLIVDQEY from the coding sequence ATGGAAATCCGCGTATTCCAGCAAGACGATTTTGAAGAAGTGATTCTGCTGTGGGAGCATTGCGACTTACTGCGGCCTTGGAATGATCCAGAAATGGATATTGAGCGTAAGTTGAATCACTCGCCCGAACTGTTTTTAGTAGCGGAAGTGAGTGGGGCGATTGTAGGGTCAATCATGGGCGGTTACGATGGCCACCGTGGCTCGGCTTATTATCTGGGGGTCCATCCTGACTTCCGTGGCCGTGGCTTTGCCAATGCGCTGATCAGCCGCCTCGAGAAGAAACTTATCGCCCGTGGCTGCCCGAAGCTGAATATCATGGTGCGCGAAGACAATGATGCGGTGATCGGCATGTATGAAAAGCTCGATTACGAAACCCAAGACAGCATCATGCTGGGCAAGCGGCTGATTGTGGATCAGGAGTATTGA
- a CDS encoding oxygen-dependent coproporphyrinogen oxidase, whose amino-acid sequence MNSPDITQIKTYLLALQDKICAALTHADGGASFTEESWTREEGGGGRSRVLVNGVVFEQAGVNFSQVSGAALPASATAHRPELAGRSFQALGVSLVIHPLSPYLPTSHANVRFFIAEKPGEDPVWWFGGGFDLTPYYGFEEDAIHWHQTAHQLCQPFGKEIYPRYKKWCDDYFYIKHRNEARGIGGLFYDDLNSPDFDTCFRFTQAVGDGFLDAYMPIVARRKALSWGERERQFQLYRRGRYVEFNLVWDRGTLFGLQTGGRTESILMSLPPLVRWEYNYQPAEDSAEAALYRDFLPVKEWLATGEQH is encoded by the coding sequence ATGAATTCACCCGATATCACCCAAATCAAAACCTACCTGCTAGCTTTGCAGGATAAAATCTGTGCCGCACTGACACATGCCGATGGCGGTGCAAGCTTCACAGAAGAGAGCTGGACCCGCGAAGAAGGCGGCGGCGGGCGCAGTCGGGTATTGGTTAATGGGGTGGTATTTGAACAGGCGGGGGTTAATTTCTCTCAGGTATCTGGTGCAGCATTACCCGCATCCGCTACTGCGCATCGCCCCGAATTGGCCGGTCGTAGTTTTCAGGCACTTGGGGTGTCGCTGGTGATTCATCCACTAAGCCCTTATCTGCCCACCAGCCATGCCAATGTGCGTTTCTTTATTGCTGAGAAACCTGGCGAAGATCCAGTGTGGTGGTTTGGTGGCGGTTTCGATTTAACCCCTTACTACGGCTTTGAAGAAGATGCTATTCACTGGCATCAGACCGCCCATCAGTTGTGCCAACCTTTTGGTAAAGAAATCTACCCACGCTATAAAAAATGGTGTGACGATTACTTCTATATCAAGCATCGCAATGAAGCGCGAGGCATTGGTGGCCTGTTTTACGATGACTTGAATAGCCCTGATTTTGATACCTGTTTCCGCTTCACTCAGGCGGTAGGTGATGGTTTCCTTGATGCTTATATGCCAATTGTTGCACGGCGCAAAGCATTGAGTTGGGGGGAGCGCGAGCGTCAGTTCCAACTTTATCGCCGTGGCCGTTATGTGGAATTTAATCTGGTGTGGGACCGTGGCACCTTGTTCGGTTTGCAAACCGGTGGTCGTACCGAATCTATTTTGATGTCGCTACCACCCCTGGTGCGCTGGGAATATAACTATCAGCCGGCAGAAGATAGCGCTGAAGCGGCGCTGTATCGCGATTTTCTGCCCGTAAAAGAGTGGCTAGCGACCGGAGAACAGCACTGA
- a CDS encoding NADP-dependent oxaloacetate-decarboxylating malate dehydrogenase, whose translation MDEQLKQSALDFHQYPTPGKIQVSPTKPLATQRDLALAYSPGVAAPCLEIAADPLAAYKYTARGNLVAVISNGTAVLGLGNIGALAGKPVMEGKGVLFKKFSGIDVFDIEVDELDPDKLIDIIASLEPTFGGINLEDIKAPECFYIEQKLRERMKIPVFHDDQHGTAIICTAAVLNGLRVVKKDISDVKLVVSGAGAASIACLNLLVALGLKHHNITACDSKGVIYKGREANMAQTKAAYAIEDNGQRTLGDAMPGADIFLGCSGPGVLTQDMVKTMAPNPLILALANPEPEILPPLAKAVRPDAIICTGRSDYPNQVNNVLCFPFIFRGALDVGATTINEEMKLACVHAIADLALAEQSDVVASAYGEQDLSFGPEYIIPKPFDPRLIVKIAPAVAKAAMDSGVATRPIADFSAYIEKLSEFVYKTNLFMKPIFSQAKKEMKRVVLAEGEEERVLHATQELISQELAYPILIGRPSVIETRLKKLGLQITAGKDFEVVNNESDSRFNEYWQEYYQIMKRRGVSQEQARRAVIGNPTLIGSIMVHRGEADAMICGTIGTYHEHYDVVEKVFGFREGAHVAGAMNALLLPTGNTFIADTYVNDDPTPEQLAEITLMAAETVRRFGIEPKVALLSHSSFGTSDCPAARKMRRTLELVNQMAPELEIDGEMHGDAALVESIRHNLMPDSPLKGAANVLIMPNMEAARISYNLLRVTSSEGVTVGPVLMGVAKPVHILTPIASVRRIVNMVALAVVEAQTEPL comes from the coding sequence ATGGACGAACAGTTGAAACAGAGTGCGCTTGATTTTCACCAATATCCAACCCCAGGGAAAATTCAGGTGTCGCCAACCAAACCGCTAGCAACCCAACGGGATTTGGCGCTGGCTTACTCGCCTGGTGTGGCGGCTCCGTGTTTAGAAATTGCCGCTGATCCTTTGGCTGCTTACAAATACACGGCGCGCGGCAATCTGGTTGCTGTGATTTCCAATGGTACTGCGGTGCTGGGACTGGGCAATATTGGCGCATTGGCCGGTAAACCGGTAATGGAAGGTAAGGGCGTTCTGTTTAAGAAATTTTCAGGTATTGATGTATTTGATATTGAAGTGGATGAACTCGATCCAGACAAATTGATTGATATTATCGCGTCGCTGGAACCGACATTCGGTGGCATTAATCTGGAAGATATCAAAGCACCGGAATGTTTCTATATTGAGCAAAAATTGCGTGAACGCATGAAGATCCCGGTATTCCACGATGATCAGCATGGCACGGCGATTATCTGCACCGCTGCGGTACTCAATGGCCTGCGGGTAGTGAAGAAAGACATCAGCGATGTGAAACTGGTGGTATCAGGGGCAGGGGCGGCATCGATTGCCTGTTTAAACCTGCTGGTGGCGCTGGGATTAAAACATCACAATATTACTGCATGCGATTCCAAAGGTGTGATTTATAAAGGCCGTGAGGCCAATATGGCACAAACCAAAGCGGCGTATGCGATTGAAGATAACGGTCAACGCACGCTGGGTGATGCGATGCCAGGTGCGGACATCTTCCTCGGCTGTTCTGGCCCGGGGGTTTTAACTCAGGACATGGTGAAAACCATGGCACCGAACCCACTGATTTTGGCACTGGCGAACCCGGAACCAGAGATCCTGCCGCCGTTGGCGAAAGCGGTGCGCCCTGATGCGATTATTTGCACTGGCCGCTCGGATTATCCAAATCAGGTTAACAACGTACTGTGCTTCCCATTCATCTTCCGTGGCGCGCTGGATGTCGGTGCCACCACCATTAATGAAGAGATGAAACTGGCTTGTGTGCATGCCATTGCGGATCTGGCGCTGGCTGAGCAGAGTGATGTGGTGGCATCCGCTTATGGTGAGCAAGACCTCTCCTTTGGCCCTGAGTACATAATTCCTAAACCATTCGACCCGCGTCTGATTGTAAAAATTGCACCGGCAGTGGCCAAAGCGGCGATGGACTCTGGTGTGGCAACCCGGCCAATTGCCGATTTTAGTGCTTACATCGAAAAGCTGTCTGAGTTTGTCTACAAAACTAACCTGTTTATGAAACCTATCTTCTCGCAGGCGAAGAAAGAGATGAAACGGGTGGTATTGGCGGAAGGGGAAGAAGAGCGGGTGCTGCATGCTACTCAGGAGTTGATCTCGCAGGAACTGGCTTATCCTATTCTGATTGGCCGCCCGAGTGTGATTGAGACCCGACTGAAGAAGTTGGGCCTGCAAATTACAGCAGGTAAAGACTTTGAGGTGGTTAACAATGAATCCGATTCGCGTTTTAACGAGTACTGGCAAGAGTATTATCAAATCATGAAACGTCGTGGCGTCTCGCAAGAGCAAGCCCGTCGTGCAGTGATTGGTAATCCCACACTGATTGGTTCGATCATGGTGCATCGTGGTGAAGCTGATGCAATGATTTGTGGCACTATCGGTACCTACCATGAACATTACGATGTGGTAGAGAAAGTATTCGGTTTCCGTGAAGGTGCTCATGTGGCGGGTGCGATGAATGCACTGTTGCTACCCACCGGTAACACTTTTATTGCGGATACTTATGTCAATGATGATCCGACACCAGAGCAGTTGGCTGAGATTACCTTAATGGCCGCTGAAACTGTGCGTCGCTTCGGGATTGAACCGAAAGTGGCACTGTTATCTCACTCCAGCTTTGGCACCTCAGACTGCCCAGCCGCGCGTAAAATGCGCCGCACGTTGGAATTGGTTAATCAGATGGCACCAGAGCTGGAAATTGACGGTGAGATGCATGGTGATGCCGCGCTGGTGGAAAGTATTCGCCATAACCTGATGCCAGACAGCCCATTGAAAGGTGCTGCCAACGTGTTGATTATGCCGAATATGGAAGCGGCACGTATCAGTTACAACCTGCTGCGGGTGACATCATCGGAAGGGGTGACGGTTGGGCCAGTGCTGATGGGGGTGGCGAAACCGGTGCATATCTTGACGCCAATTGCTTCAGTGCGTCGGATCGTGAATATGGTGGCGTTAGCGGTGGTTGAAGCACAAACCGAGCCTTTATAA
- a CDS encoding response regulator — MKIIIVEDNEYKSDRVKEFLLSINNNITIDIFRSYSSGLKAIVDGFYNLAILDMSLPTFDDDSGSLRGEFRVYGGIDIARKIKRRNISLKFIFLTQYTSFSYDNKSIDLKDVDQTVRDKYPETYAGCIYYEHAGYSWKDELRMVIEAL; from the coding sequence ATGAAAATAATCATTGTAGAAGATAACGAATATAAAAGTGACCGGGTTAAAGAGTTTTTACTAAGTATAAATAATAATATTACTATCGATATATTTAGATCATATTCTTCTGGATTAAAGGCTATTGTTGACGGCTTCTATAATTTAGCTATTCTCGATATGAGTTTACCAACATTCGATGATGATTCAGGTTCTTTACGAGGGGAATTTAGAGTGTATGGCGGAATAGATATCGCCAGAAAAATTAAAAGGAGAAATATTTCTTTGAAGTTTATATTCTTAACTCAATACACCTCATTTTCATATGATAATAAGAGCATTGATTTGAAAGATGTTGATCAAACTGTACGAGATAAGTACCCGGAAACATATGCTGGATGTATTTATTACGAGCACGCTGGTTATTCATGGAAAGATGAACTACGAATGGTGATTGAAGCATTATGA
- a CDS encoding site-specific integrase → MATIRKRGAYQWETQIRKRGFPSQTKTFNTKAEADAWAKMVESEMARGVWLSRSESESTTLYDSLVRYENEIVANKKGAVQDRSIIRIFKRQPLARCYMASIRSADVAKLRDEWLKDYAPATVLRRLSLLSHLFNISRKEWGMESLINPVDLIRKPQPDNARTRRIAVEAIQAVDESGNEVKTPRNTAQDEIERIITNTQSPILPSAVCLALETAMRRGEIVGLRWKYVDLKLRVAHLPKTKNGDSRDVPLSSKAVAALEKLKVIAEAREEDENSTDDRVFKARVDAISCAFDRARKRARKLYEQECAALGKKANSDYLLDLRFHDLRHEATSRLAEIFPMHELTKITGHKDPRMLMRYYHPRAEDLAKKLV, encoded by the coding sequence ATGGCGACGATCCGCAAGCGTGGTGCCTATCAATGGGAAACTCAAATCCGTAAACGTGGCTTCCCGTCACAAACTAAAACGTTTAATACCAAAGCCGAGGCTGATGCCTGGGCAAAAATGGTTGAGTCGGAAATGGCTCGCGGCGTGTGGCTTAGTCGTAGCGAATCGGAATCGACAACGCTATATGACTCGCTTGTGCGTTATGAAAATGAAATTGTCGCCAACAAAAAGGGTGCGGTGCAAGATAGGTCTATTATCCGTATCTTTAAACGGCAACCATTAGCCAGATGTTATATGGCCAGTATTCGTAGTGCCGATGTCGCCAAATTAAGAGACGAATGGCTAAAAGACTATGCGCCGGCTACGGTGCTACGTCGCTTATCTCTGCTTTCCCACTTATTTAATATTTCCCGCAAAGAGTGGGGAATGGAAAGCCTGATTAATCCTGTTGATCTGATCCGCAAACCCCAACCCGATAATGCACGTACACGGCGTATAGCTGTTGAAGCTATTCAAGCCGTAGATGAATCTGGTAATGAGGTTAAAACGCCAAGAAATACCGCTCAGGACGAAATCGAGCGAATTATTACCAATACTCAATCTCCGATATTGCCATCAGCGGTTTGCCTGGCGTTGGAAACGGCTATGCGACGTGGTGAAATTGTTGGGTTACGCTGGAAATATGTCGATTTAAAGCTGCGTGTTGCTCATCTGCCCAAAACAAAAAATGGTGATTCGCGTGATGTGCCGCTTTCTTCAAAGGCGGTGGCAGCATTAGAAAAGTTAAAGGTTATCGCGGAGGCCAGGGAAGAGGACGAGAATTCAACTGATGATCGGGTATTTAAAGCCCGAGTTGACGCAATAAGCTGTGCATTCGATAGGGCCAGAAAGCGCGCTCGTAAGTTGTATGAGCAAGAATGTGCTGCTTTAGGAAAGAAAGCCAACTCAGATTATTTGCTGGATTTACGGTTCCACGATTTACGCCATGAAGCCACATCACGCCTAGCTGAAATCTTTCCCATGCACGAACTCACAAAAATAACGGGTCATAAAGATCCTAGAATGCTGATGAGATACTATCATCCTAGGGCAGAGGACTTGGCTAAGAAGTTGGTTTAG